In Paenibacillus sp. G2S3, a single window of DNA contains:
- a CDS encoding helix-turn-helix transcriptional regulator: MPESSERGALTEAVFYILLSLYTAMHGYAIMQNVKDLSHGRVELGAGTLYGAINTLLEKDWIRAVEGEEGSRRKEYEITELGKTVIQGELIRLEELIANGKRIAGGESK, translated from the coding sequence ATGCCTGAAAGCTCAGAAAGAGGAGCCTTAACGGAAGCAGTATTTTACATTTTATTGTCTCTATACACCGCAATGCACGGATACGCGATTATGCAGAATGTGAAGGATTTGAGTCATGGGCGAGTGGAGCTTGGAGCGGGCACTTTGTACGGAGCTATTAACACCTTGCTTGAGAAAGACTGGATAAGAGCTGTAGAGGGGGAAGAAGGCTCCCGAAGAAAGGAATACGAAATTACTGAATTAGGGAAGACGGTGATTCAGGGTGAGCTTATCCGCTTGGAAGAGCTGATTGCCAATGGAAAGAGAATAGCTGGAGGTGAGTCCAAATGA
- a CDS encoding DUF2812 domain-containing protein: protein MKHMVRKLFWDFEKEEEWLNEMSAKGLALSSYSWCKYVFTESSKNEYTYRIELLDNVPTHPESIAYIKFLEENGVEFVSSYVRWIYLRKKSSEGAFDIYTDLESKIKHFKRINTLWNSVMWLEFIVGLANILIGVTNYFNSSSSISLVNVILGGFLILLGLVFFRAGAPIRKKIKKLQQENLIRE from the coding sequence ATGAAACATATGGTTCGCAAGCTGTTTTGGGATTTTGAGAAGGAAGAAGAGTGGCTTAATGAAATGTCTGCCAAAGGGCTGGCCCTTTCAAGCTACTCATGGTGCAAATATGTATTTACTGAGTCGTCTAAGAACGAGTATACGTATAGAATTGAGCTTTTAGATAATGTGCCTACTCATCCGGAAAGCATTGCTTACATCAAGTTTTTAGAGGAAAACGGAGTGGAATTTGTTAGCAGCTATGTTCGTTGGATTTATCTACGCAAGAAGTCATCCGAAGGTGCGTTTGATATTTACACGGATCTGGAATCTAAAATAAAACACTTTAAGCGAATCAACACGCTATGGAATTCTGTTATGTGGTTAGAGTTCATTGTTGGTTTAGCCAACATTCTCATTGGGGTAACGAATTATTTCAATTCATCCAGCAGCATTAGTTTGGTAAACGTTATTCTAGGCGGATTTTTAATCCTTTTAGGACTTGTTTTTTTTAGAGCTGGAGCTCCTATTCGTAAGAAAATTAAGAAGCTTCAACAAGAAAATTTAATAAGAGAATAG
- a CDS encoding PAS domain S-box protein — protein sequence MSEFLFKQLYLRSSIGVAVVSPKEGTLIQSNPALCRMLGYSEEELLNMHYLDLIYPDDEADDDHYVILNNLLLDPETAIELERRFLRKDGEIIWVAQHIFLILQEDSSEPLVLISELTDITNRRLAEDKIQEDQHLYNLITQNTPDMISFGGPDGTLHYVSPSVELLLGYPPDEMIGTKRPEYYHVEDALEMTEHGKLYSDTDVYTRRARHKNGHYLWIESSSQVVRDELGEIKQILTIGRDITQRKKYEDMLAQAQYLAKMGSWEWDATKTRLTVSREMRNIFGFSLDDSNHSYFDYKRVLSCIDPADFIRLQKLVHQSLANGTNGEAMVRIKSADGKLKFLYAHWEVVKDEEGRVLLISGIAQDVTERHRMEEQLRDSEQNYRLLSENSMDFISRNTADGHLTYLYASPICQTMFGYTPEEMYETRGIDYIHPEDKEKVVSYLSSCMEGKKLEPVTFRFLCKDGTYIWTETTLRYIYSETFGGHELVCVTRDIAERTRHFEEIEKLSNEHALILNSVSEGIFGMNLEGNTMFINPAAITMLGYDPTEWLNSKFHTIHQTWLDNEPFLGIQKTLIPSHFNNRSIDEKEGVFWRQDGSSFLVRYRMTPLFDSDERIGAVVVFRDITEEKEIVRAKESAEEADRAKSEFLAIMSHELRTPMNGIIGMADLLSGTELDEEQSYYTQIINSSGEALLHILNEVLDFSKIEAGMMTLELQMVDLREVIQNVSELFYPKVKEKGLLLTIDIAADLPFVIVTDEARLRQILVNLVGNAVKFTETGEISISASLEASQTSGNIIVKFMVKDTGLGIPAASQGLLFQSFSQLHPSINRKYGGTGLGLAISKKLVELLGGTIGVRSCEEHGSEFYFTVEVSLPKEEWNQKISVHPSVKADKSDIPNAIASVKGQYGPMSILIAEDHPVNQQLMLAYLKKRGYVPDIVTNGEEAVRAVLSKDYDLVFMDVQMPIMDGIEATGIIREKLGLSPIIIAATAFARNEDKEMCLRAGMQDFISKPISIKELDRVLKDWSTRIQ from the coding sequence GTGTCTGAATTTCTTTTTAAGCAACTATACTTACGGTCTTCTATAGGGGTTGCTGTAGTCTCTCCCAAGGAAGGGACCTTGATTCAATCCAATCCAGCGCTTTGCCGTATGCTTGGTTATTCTGAAGAAGAGCTTTTAAATATGCATTATCTAGATCTTATTTATCCAGACGATGAAGCTGATGATGATCATTACGTTATCCTGAACAATCTCTTATTAGATCCTGAGACCGCAATTGAGTTAGAAAGACGGTTCTTACGTAAGGATGGTGAGATAATCTGGGTAGCACAACATATATTTCTGATTCTTCAGGAGGACTCCAGTGAACCTCTTGTCTTGATCTCAGAACTAACAGATATCACAAACAGAAGGCTTGCTGAAGATAAGATTCAGGAAGATCAACATTTATATAATTTGATCACACAAAATACGCCAGATATGATTTCTTTTGGCGGACCTGACGGTACACTGCACTATGTATCTCCTTCAGTGGAGTTGTTACTAGGATATCCACCAGATGAAATGATCGGCACGAAAAGACCTGAGTATTATCACGTAGAAGATGCTCTAGAGATGACAGAACACGGAAAGCTCTATTCTGATACGGATGTGTATACACGCAGGGCCCGGCATAAGAACGGGCATTATTTGTGGATTGAGAGCAGTTCACAGGTGGTACGTGATGAGCTGGGGGAAATTAAGCAGATATTAACCATCGGCCGCGATATTACGCAGCGTAAGAAATATGAGGATATGTTGGCCCAAGCCCAATACCTTGCGAAAATGGGATCTTGGGAATGGGATGCGACAAAAACGCGGTTGACGGTTTCTAGAGAGATGCGTAATATTTTCGGCTTTTCGTTGGACGACAGCAATCATTCCTATTTTGATTACAAACGTGTTCTTTCCTGTATTGATCCAGCTGATTTCATAAGACTTCAAAAGCTAGTTCACCAATCTTTAGCGAATGGTACGAATGGCGAAGCTATGGTTCGAATTAAGAGCGCGGATGGGAAATTGAAGTTTCTTTATGCACACTGGGAAGTGGTTAAAGATGAAGAAGGAAGAGTGCTGCTGATCAGCGGGATTGCCCAGGATGTGACGGAACGTCATCGAATGGAGGAACAGCTTCGTGATAGCGAGCAGAATTACCGTCTTCTCTCGGAAAATTCTATGGATTTCATTTCACGAAATACAGCGGACGGACACCTCACCTATCTGTATGCATCACCTATTTGCCAGACTATGTTCGGCTATACACCGGAAGAAATGTACGAAACCAGAGGTATAGATTACATACATCCTGAGGACAAGGAGAAAGTGGTGTCGTATCTTAGCAGTTGTATGGAAGGGAAGAAGCTCGAACCTGTAACCTTCCGGTTTCTGTGCAAAGATGGAACGTACATTTGGACGGAGACAACACTTCGATATATCTACTCCGAGACCTTTGGAGGTCACGAGCTAGTGTGTGTGACCCGTGACATTGCGGAGCGGACGCGTCATTTTGAAGAAATAGAGAAGTTAAGTAACGAGCATGCTCTAATATTGAATTCGGTATCTGAAGGTATATTTGGGATGAACCTTGAAGGGAATACGATGTTCATCAATCCTGCGGCCATTACTATGCTAGGATATGATCCAACGGAATGGTTGAACAGCAAATTCCATACGATTCATCAGACCTGGCTGGATAACGAGCCATTTTTGGGAATTCAGAAGACGCTGATTCCCTCACACTTCAATAATCGCTCTATTGATGAGAAGGAGGGCGTATTTTGGAGGCAAGATGGTTCCAGCTTTCTGGTCAGATATCGCATGACTCCACTTTTTGATAGTGATGAGCGGATCGGGGCTGTCGTGGTTTTCCGAGATATCACTGAAGAGAAGGAGATTGTGCGAGCGAAGGAGTCTGCTGAGGAAGCGGACCGGGCGAAATCGGAGTTTTTAGCCATTATGAGCCATGAATTGCGTACGCCTATGAACGGTATTATCGGAATGGCAGACCTGCTCTCAGGTACAGAACTGGATGAAGAGCAGAGCTATTATACACAAATCATTAACAGTAGCGGGGAAGCATTGCTTCATATTTTGAATGAAGTGCTGGATTTCAGCAAAATTGAAGCAGGCATGATGACGCTTGAACTGCAAATGGTGGATTTGCGTGAAGTGATTCAGAACGTTAGTGAGCTATTCTATCCGAAGGTCAAAGAAAAAGGCTTGTTATTGACTATTGATATTGCAGCTGATCTTCCATTTGTCATTGTGACGGATGAGGCGAGATTACGCCAAATTCTCGTAAACTTGGTCGGGAATGCGGTGAAATTTACGGAAACAGGTGAAATCAGTATTTCTGCCAGCCTGGAGGCTTCACAAACGTCAGGAAATATTATCGTGAAATTCATGGTTAAAGATACGGGTTTGGGTATCCCAGCTGCCAGTCAGGGGTTATTGTTTCAATCGTTCTCGCAATTGCATCCTTCTATCAATCGTAAGTATGGGGGAACCGGACTTGGACTGGCCATTAGCAAAAAGCTGGTGGAGCTGCTCGGAGGAACGATTGGTGTGAGGAGCTGTGAGGAACATGGCTCAGAGTTCTATTTCACAGTGGAGGTCTCTTTGCCAAAAGAGGAGTGGAACCAGAAGATTTCAGTCCACCCTTCAGTGAAAGCAGACAAAAGCGATATACCTAACGCGATAGCGTCTGTTAAGGGACAATATGGACCGATGTCCATTCTCATTGCTGAAGATCATCCTGTGAATCAGCAACTGATGCTGGCTTATCTGAAGAAACGGGGATACGTTCCAGACATCGTAACCAATGGCGAGGAAGCGGTTCGGGCTGTGCTGTCCAAGGACTATGACCTCGTATTTATGGATGTTCAGATGCCTATTATGGATGGGATAGAAGCAACAGGAATCATACGTGAGAAGCTCGGGCTGTCTCCGATTATTATTGCGGCCACAGCCTTTGCCAGAAATGAAGATAAAGAAATGTGTCTGAGAGCAGGAATGCAAGATTTCATATCTAAGCCTATTTCAATCAAGGAGCTCGACAGAGTATTAAAAGATTGGTCTACTCGGATTCAGTAA